TCGCGCGCAATGTCGGTCAGGCGGCCGAAGCCGCCGAGGACCTTGCCGAACGAATCTATCTCATGGCCGAACAGACGGAAAAACCGGCGGCCAGGCTGCCAATGCCAAAGCTCTGGCCGATGATGTCGACAGCTCGATCCGCGATCTGCTCTCAGCTTTGGTGCGCGCCGCGCGACATGTCGATGCCTCGGTCAACCGGCGCCAGCACGAACGCGACAGCATCGCCCGCAAGGCCGTCAGGGCCGCGGTGGCCGCACCGGTCTGGTCAGCCCCGCCATGGCGACGGCTGCTGCCATCACCGGCCAACTGGCCGACGTGCGAAAACTGACCTGAAGAGCCAAGCATCGCGATGTGCCAAGCATAGGCTGAGTGAGAAGACAATCTCATCCAGTCTTTTCTGCTATGGGACTAATGTCAGTATTTGATTATGACGCTTTTAATACGCACACCATTATACACCTTCCTTCATGTTACATTAACTTTTGATAGGTATTCCATCCGATAGTTCTGACCAGGGATGGAGCCCATCATGCGCCTTAATAACCCTATTTTTGATAAGGAAATACTGATGCCCGATGGCGCGGTGCTCGTCACGAGAACCGATTCCGCCGGGCGGATTACTTTCGTCAACCAGGCCTTCCTCGACATCAGCGGCTTTTCCGAAGAGGAACTGATGGGTCAGCCGCACAACATCGTGCGCCACCCGCACATGCCGCCGGCAGCCTTCGCCGATCTTTGGGCGACAATCAAATCTGGCCATGCCTGGGAGGCGCCGGTGAAGAACCGGACCAAGGCGGGCGAGTATTATTGGGTCCGGGCCAACGTCACGCCGGTCGTTGAAAATGGTGCCGTGACCGGCTTCATCTCTGTGCGCAGCAAACCAGGCCGTGACGAGGTGGCAGCGGCGGCGCAGATCTACGAAGCGATCCGCACCGGGCGCCAAGGTGGAGTGGAGCTCGCCGGCGGGCGCATCCAGCGCAACGGATTCATGGCGCGGCTTGCCCAGATCAGGCAGAGCATCGCCGCACGCTTCGCCGGCACGCTGAGCTTCCTGCTCGTTTGCCTTGGCGCCACCATCTGGCTTGGTCTCGGCGGTTTGGCAGATGCCGTCAGCGCATTGCAGGCATTGTGGGTGGTGGCGGCTTCCGGTTTTGCCGGCGCCTTCTTGATGTGCCTCTTCCTCTATCGAAGCCTCAAAGGACCAATCGCTAGGCTCGAGCAGCAGTTGACGGCCATCGCCCGTGGCGAGTTCGGCAAACCGGTACCGGACGATCCGATGGTCGAGTACCGGGGCATCAGCAATGTGGTCCGGGCGATGAAGGCGCAACTCAGTTTCGCAGCGGAGGAGAAGGCGCAACTCGACCAAACCGCTATTGCCAAGCGTAGCCGCGATCTTCAGGAAATGGCCGACGCGGTCGAAACGCAGACCACGCAAGCAGTCAGCAATGTGGCCGGCTTTACCCAGAACATGTCGGCCAACGCACGCCAGATGGCCGCCGCCGCCAAGAACGTCAGCGAAAATTCTCAGGCAGTGTCGGCCGCTGCGACGCAGATGCTGACAACCACGCAGACAGTCAGCTCCGCAACCGAGGAACTGGCTGCATCGATCCAAGAGATTGCCGGCCAACTCGACCAAACCGTGACGGTCAGTCGCGCGACGATGATGTCGTCGCAATCGACCAAGGACGACATCCAGAACCTGGCGGACGTGGTCGACCGGATATCAGCCATCACCGGCGTCATCCGCGACGTGGCCGCGCAAACCAATCTGCTGGCGCTCAATGCCACCATCGAAGCGGCCCGTGCCGGTGATGCCGGCAAGGGCTTCGCCGTGGTTGCCAACGAAGTCAAAAATCTCGCCGCGCAGACGGCCAACAGCACGGCGGAAATTGAAAAGACCGTCACGGAGATCCGGACCGCCACCAACGTATCGGTGGCCTCGGTGACGGCGATCGTCGACAAAATCCGCGAAGTCGATTCCTTTGCCAGCAGCATCGCGGCGGCGGTCGAGGAGCAATCATCGGCCACCAGTGAAATCGCGCGCAGCGTCGGCCAGGCGGCCGATGCCGCCAAGGAAGTGGCCGAGCGCATCACCCTCGTTGCCGGGCAAGCGGAAGTCACGGGCACGCAGGCAGCCTCGGTCCACACCCTCGCCAACGATGTCGACAGCAGCATCCAGGATCTGCGCTCGACGGTCGTGCGCGTCGTCCGCCATGTTGATGCCGCCGTCAACCGGCGCAAATCG
This Rhodospirillaceae bacterium DNA region includes the following protein-coding sequences:
- a CDS encoding PAS domain-containing protein yields the protein MPDGAVLVTRTDSAGRITFVNQAFLDISGFSEEELMGQPHNIVRHPHMPPAAFADLWATIKSGHAWEAPVKNRTKAGEYYWVRANVTPVVENGAVTGFISVRSKPGRDEVAAAAQIYEAIRTGRQGGVELAGGRIQRNGFMARLAQIRQSIAARFAGTLSFLLVCLGATIWLGLGGLADAVSALQALWVVAASGFAGAFLMCLFLYRSLKGPIARLEQQLTAIARGEFGKPVPDDPMVEYRGISNVVRAMKAQLSFAAEEKAQLDQTAIAKRSRDLQEMADAVETQTTQAVSNVAGFTQNMSANARQMAAAAKNVSENSQAVSAAATQMLTTTQTVSSATEELAASIQEIAGQLDQTVTVSRATMMSSQSTKDDIQNLADVVDRISAITGVIRDVAAQTNLLALNATIEAARAGDAGKGFAVVANEVKNLAAQTANSTAEIEKTVTEIRTATNVSVASVTAIVDKIREVDSFASSIAAAVEEQSSATSEIARSVGQAADAAKEVAERITLVAGQAEVTGTQAASVHTLANDVDSSIQDLRSTVVRVVRHVDAAVNRRKSPRFNLPIGIEVTNGEERWDTQLVDISLGGARLVWPSDKKAAPAITIKLGVGGLKLRLVVMEQKGTMLRGQFDLAPAEQQALAGFLARADGVGQTGKVA